CATATTTATCGGATCAACATCTATATCAACCTTCATATCTTTAATGTCTTTGACCATATCAGCGATCTCAAGAGCCTTCTGCCTCAGAGATTTAGAATTCTTCCCTTTTAATATCAGATGCCATCTGTAGAGATTCTTTATCTTTTCAATAGGCGCAATGACCGGGCCGAGAACTGTCACACTGCCGGCCTCATTTTTCTTAAGCCTTGCTGACAGGCTCTTAATAACCTTTTCGCCTGTTGTTTTAATCTTAAAACCAAACACTATTCGGACAAGTTTACTGAAGGGAGGATAAGAAAGTTCTTTTCTGAGATCAATCTCTTTTTCATAAAAGCCCCTGTAATCATGCCGCCTGACATAATCAAACATATAATGATCAGGCTCGTAAGTCTGAATAAGCACCTCGCCCTTTTTATCGCCCCTTCCCGCCCTTCCGGCAAGCTGGGTAAATAGCTGAAACGCGCGTTCCGCTGACCTGAAGTCAGGCAGGTTAAGCGCAACATCAGCGGATATCACAGCGGCAAGAGTAACATCAGGAAGATCATGCCCTTTAGCAACCATCTGGGTTCCTAAAAGGAGATCCGTCTTTCCGGCCTCCATATCCTTGACCATTCTGTAGTGAGAGAGCTTGCGTGTGGTTGTGTCCTTGTCCATCCTTGCCACTCTGAGCTCAGGGATAAGGTCTTTAAGCCCCTCTTCTATCTTCTGTATGCCTGTGCCGATATATTCAAGTTTCGTACTGCGGCATTCAGGACAGGCGTCAGCAGGTTTAAGATATGAGCCGCAGTAGTGGCAGTTCAGGCTCTCGGTATTCTTGTGATAAGTGAGGGTTATGCTACAGACAAGGCACTTGTAGGTATATCCGCAGTCGATGCACATAAGGAACGGGGAATATCCCCTTCTGTTAAGCAGTATCAGTGATTGCTCTTTCGCAGAGAGCTTCTCCTTGATCTTTGTTATTAACTTTTCAGAGAATGACAGCACCTTATTCTCTTTGGACATATTGATCATCTCAATATCCGGCATAGGCCTCTTGTCGATCCTGTGCTGAAGTTCGATCTTAGTGAACTTCCCGATCTCAGCATTATAAAAAGTCTC
The sequence above is a segment of the Thermodesulfovibrionia bacterium genome. Coding sequences within it:
- the priA gene encoding primosomal protein N' — its product is MDVLFPINAGSFTYLVPDELTSGIKIGCRVLAPFRRSEKVGIVIGINKNPPLPPFAKVGVHGIAKAIKLKEITKVFDEEPLVPDKLLKLMDWVGQYYIASPGMVLKNALPSSIFEGKKTGKQRITSGSEEGIKKRIVLNLEQKDALEKINDAESGVFLLHGVTGSGKTEVYIRAVKSLPQNKSAIVLVPEIAITAQMIGQFRNNFGDKVVFYHSGLSVGERLASWHKMRTGEAKVVLGVRSAVFSPFDNLGLIIIDEEHDGSYKQFDGLKYSARDVALVRAQIEGIKIVLGSATPSLETFYNAEIGKFTKIELQHRIDKRPMPDIEMINMSKENKVLSFSEKLITKIKEKLSAKEQSLILLNRRGYSPFLMCIDCGYTYKCLVCSITLTYHKNTESLNCHYCGSYLKPADACPECRSTKLEYIGTGIQKIEEGLKDLIPELRVARMDKDTTTRKLSHYRMVKDMEAGKTDLLLGTQMVAKGHDLPDVTLAAVISADVALNLPDFRSAERAFQLFTQLAGRAGRGDKKGEVLIQTYEPDHYMFDYVRRHDYRGFYEKEIDLRKELSYPPFSKLVRIVFGFKIKTTGEKVIKSLSARLKKNEAGSVTVLGPVIAPIEKIKNLYRWHLILKGKNSKSLRQKALEIADMVKDIKDMKVDIDVDPINML